One genomic window of Polyangium aurulentum includes the following:
- a CDS encoding radical SAM protein: MVRAKQAPVPALVPAGGKLPKTVDLPLLGMREGRPIAGPGTVHIDITNGCNTNCITCWDHSPLLDSPRSSAWKRARVETGAVIALLDDVLALGGLEAIILSGMGEPFTHPEVYRMIEAVKARGLHLTIITNLIPADPARILHLGVDQLLIGIHAATERAYRAFHPSFRSDEWTMLLDMLERFAAAGRRFKHVHVICDVNAEELVDMVRLGHRYRAAGINFKLAGLKEGTEGCRITPAQRRLLEGELVPEAQRVAAEFGIETNLDVFSTQLEAGEEATADIAEIGCFMGYAYARVLVDGTVLYCCNTDVRVGSLADGTAFSALWNGPAWNALRERMRRGEYFESCGQCGKLNQNVKLSRRYAARYGEDALREVTGRGRAP, translated from the coding sequence TTGGTCCGAGCAAAACAGGCGCCCGTGCCCGCGCTCGTGCCGGCGGGGGGCAAGCTCCCGAAGACGGTGGACCTGCCCCTCCTCGGGATGCGCGAGGGACGCCCGATCGCCGGGCCCGGGACGGTCCACATCGACATCACCAACGGTTGCAACACCAACTGCATCACCTGCTGGGATCATTCGCCGCTGCTCGATTCCCCGCGCTCCTCGGCCTGGAAGCGCGCGCGCGTCGAGACAGGCGCCGTGATCGCGCTGCTCGATGACGTGCTCGCGCTCGGGGGCCTCGAGGCCATCATCCTCTCGGGAATGGGTGAGCCGTTCACGCACCCCGAGGTTTACCGCATGATCGAGGCGGTGAAAGCCCGCGGCCTGCACCTCACGATCATCACGAACCTCATCCCGGCCGACCCCGCGCGCATCCTGCACCTCGGCGTCGACCAGCTCCTCATCGGGATCCACGCCGCGACCGAGCGCGCTTATCGGGCCTTTCACCCGAGCTTCCGCAGCGACGAGTGGACGATGCTCCTCGACATGCTCGAGCGCTTCGCGGCCGCGGGGCGCCGGTTCAAGCACGTCCACGTGATCTGCGACGTCAACGCCGAAGAGCTCGTCGACATGGTGCGCCTCGGCCACCGCTATCGGGCGGCGGGGATCAATTTCAAGCTCGCCGGGCTCAAGGAGGGCACCGAGGGCTGCCGGATCACGCCCGCGCAGCGACGCCTGCTCGAAGGCGAGCTCGTCCCCGAGGCGCAGCGCGTCGCGGCCGAGTTCGGGATCGAGACGAACCTCGACGTCTTCTCCACGCAGCTCGAAGCCGGCGAGGAGGCCACCGCGGACATCGCCGAGATCGGCTGTTTCATGGGCTATGCGTACGCGCGGGTCCTCGTCGACGGCACGGTTCTCTATTGCTGCAACACCGACGTGCGTGTGGGCAGCCTCGCGGACGGGACCGCGTTCTCCGCGCTCTGGAATGGCCCGGCCTGGAATGCGCTGCGCGAGCGGATGCGGCGCGGCGAGTATTTCGAGAGCTGCGGGCAATGCGGCAAGCTCAACCAGAACGTGAAGCTGTCGCGCCGGTATGCCGCCCGCTACGGCGAGGACGCGCTGCGCGAGGTCACGGGGAGGGGCAGGGCGCCGTGA